The sequence gtcaatggagtctggtgaatTTGACGAGCGTAAATTGGGAATTGAAACCGTGAACTTCTTCCCCGCTgaaacaggctgtctgacattaaggcaAGTCTATGAAAATACTTTGAATATAGCACACACTTAAACagattttgatgattttttttaacttttgttacTGGCCCCTCCACAGCAGTTCATTGCTGAGCTTATGTGTCggactccagtctgcttctccaaactggaggcatGCCGACTGTATGTAACAGACTGACTTTGGAgaagtacctcatacagcccctcttaaaaaaaacgaactatccctttaactgcTTTTTAAGCTAATATTTATGTACTAAAGTAAAAGTTagaatgcaggactttttcttGCAAGAGAGTGTTTTATACTGCAgtattgctatttttacttaagtaaaagatcaGAATAGTCTTCCACCACTTGTGTCCAGTATTTCCTTTGAGGTAATTTACTTTTAGTCACACACCGTCTGACCTCTGTGGTAATTATCAGTGACATGTGATACTGAAGCATGGCTGAAGCTTTTAACCCCAGACCAAAGCATTGCAGTAGAACGTATACACAGTACATGTCCTTAAGCACTGTAGCACAGTTTTAGgtactttgagtatttttataactttacatttcacatttaagagggaaatgtatttttttacttcactacatgtTATATTTCTGACAGCTGTAGTTACCAGTCAACTTTTACgtaaagacaaaatacaaaagatAAATTTACGCATTTTGATagattaattattttcagtacaAATTATCTCTGAAGGCAGAATTTTAAATTCGGAATTATGAGTGGCTGTGCAGTATTTTAATACAATGATAGGCTTTATTACCAATATTACTAATAAAAAAGCATTGGAGGGTTTTCACCTTTGACTGACACTGCAAATCTCTATTAGAAATGTTTAATGTCTCATAGAGAAACTGTGTACTGTTTTTATTCCACAACCGATTAAATTTTCCAACCAGAATCAGATTAATCATTCACTTTTACCTCGTGTaactcctccctctctgtgcaCTCTCCATTCAGTTTCTGATTCTCTTCTTGCTGTTCAAAGGTTGTTTGCAGCTGACCATCGCTGGTTCCTGTCTGTGAGAGGAAGAGTAGCAGCTGCAAAACACGACAGTACGTCTTCTTCACTCTCAACCACAGGTAGGTGTTGTCTTGTTAAACGTGTCTAATAGAAGTTTACTACATTAAACCACCAGCAAAGATTATTATTCTATAACCGTGATGTTGGGGAAATGTTACGTTCAGATTACTAATTTACTAGAGTTTAACATTAATGAAAGTGTGAGATTAACAGTCAGGACATCTGTGTTTTGCTCTTGTTAATCTAAAATCTTTGCTCCTCAGGCTGCACGATGAGTAAGAAGCTGCTGGTGGATGTGGACTGTGGGGTGGACGATGCTCAGGCCATCATGTTGGCGCTGGCCGCCCCCAACGTGGAGCTGCTGGGCGTCACCTGCGTGCACGGAAACACCACAGTGGAGAACgtgtgtaaaaacacactgcGGGTTCTGCAAGCCTGCAATAAACTCGAGGTGAGTGAATAGTTGATTTTCTACATAGTGTAGTTATTTTATGATCGCAACACCACTTAATTACTGGTGAATATGGACCGGCATTAATGTGACTGCTCAAGAGTGTGGGAGGAATTTACCGGTGTCATGTGTTCTGCCTCACAATGAGTTGCTGTTCCTCCAGCCGCATAACACGAGGCAGCAACTGGACCAACCACACAACACAGTATGAACTCAGCGTGagaaaaaagctggaaaagttTTGAGTTGCATGAGAAAATGCGGAGGAATAGGGAATATTTTCCAATTTTGGCTAGGTGCtctgaaaaaggaaatgaaaacaaatatctgacatgacattattattatattaagaaAATCCCTGCTTATGATATACATTATTACTCATAAAGCGCCTTTTCTCAcccaatgaaaaaaatctctgaatACAAATTATCTATTAATCAACTAGATGGACATGAATCACACACTACCagtacataaaattaaaaatataacactTAATTTTGAGTTGTTCCACATCTCACCTCTGTTAACTACTGTATCTATTTAAGGCATTATGTGTTACTAAAATCTGCATATCACACAAAGTCTTCTAAATACTGGGGCAGAAAGTGGCAATATTAATGTTTGATATTAGGTTTTCTGattattgcttgttttttttttttttggacatgaaataattttgttgttcACTAAATATGTCTGCTGGGTATTCTGGTCTTACttaaacagtaaaattaaatgaaagaaaacacatttgtaacAGACATATGAATAATACATGGGAAGACgtaattaaggaaaaaaaataagctaaacaagaataaatcaaatcaaaataaagccCAATAGGTATCGATAAAAATACTGAGACACGTGAGTTAAAGACCTATGAAATAACTaggaataaaataagaaaaaaataaacatgagcCACTATGATATACATGTTTTGCTAAAATTTGAGCAATCTGAGAGTCGACAGATTTCCATGGCGTCATGTTCTGTAACATCATGTAGTTGTAGTTTGTAGCATTTTAACTACGATTGTTAATGTTTGCATAAATCAGTGTAGAAGTCGTGTCATAATAACAGCagttaaacatgtttaatcTGCTGTGCTCCTCTTTCTGCTCCTCATGTTTCAGATTCCCGTGTTTAAAGGTGCAGCTAAGCCCATCCTCGGGAACAGCCTCAGTGCGGGACACTTCCACGGGCAGGACGGGCTCGGAGACGCTCCAGACGCCAGCGCTCCGGGTGTGGAGCTGGTTCAGAAGGAGGACGCCGTGTCTGCCATGATCAGGATCGTCAATGAGAATCCAGGAGAGGTGAGAGGGGTGACGTCGTTCTGTGTGCGTTTATTTGcttctttcagttttttaacGTTTGGGTTTATTCTCCAGGTATCTCTGGTTGCTACGGCGCCCCTCACCAACCTGGCTCTGGCTGTGAGGATGGATCCATCTCTACCGAGCAAACTGCGAGGGCTCTACATCATGGGAGGCAACACTGAATGTCAGTAAAAGCGTGAATTAGTTTCTTCATTCTGCATTTTAGCAGAAGTTTGTGAATGTGACGCAGTGTCAGAGGGCGAGACAAAATACGAAACTTTTAAGGAAAAAACGTTGAATAATTTTCCTCTTTCACTTGTTTCGTATGTCTGTAGAGTTAAAAAGTGCCATCTTTTacagcattcattcattcagcctACTGCGACACGAGCTGAGGCGATTATTTATTCGACAGAGAATTTATCTGCagtgattttaaccctttaaaacctggatagtcgtcagttttcttgtgcggTGTTTATACATtgttcacaaacatttaaacctttgaaaaaggCAAtctgcaacttggcaaaaaatgtcctacacattgcaagaaattcttaaatgtgataagaaaaaaaatcctgaaaattagctttaaaaaaaaaagagagaaaatatttccgaattattttttttaataggggaaaatgttcaaatgtccATAATTTTTAGAACCAttattctgtttattattttatattagcatgtttttttcagttcatttcctgtttttctgttttttttagttttatttttttgtgcaaatttccactttttttctttaagtgttaacgtgttgttaagttgctcattgctgtcttcggttttaaagagttaatcaTTTAAGTCACTTCTCATGCAAAACTGCCAAACATTGCTTGGTTTTAACTTCCCAAATGTGACAATGTCctgcttttgtcttttcatcttcggtttttggactgttggtcgaACAAAATAAGCAAAGTCCAACAAGTCGatgatatttttcattaatttctgcaTCATTTATATTATCAGCACACAGAGATGAATCCATTATTCAAGACAAAATTtatcaaaaaggaaaataatcattagctgcagccctaacTGTGAACCCAGTTATCAAATTACTTCAGAGTTCAAATCCTTGTCCATCAAGTGTTCTTATTATTCTGTCTACATCCTGTCTGTCCAGCTCGAGGGAACACCACAGTGTGCGCCGAGTTCAATTTTGCAGCTGATCCAGAAGCTGCGTACGTTGTACTCAACGACTACCACTGTCCGACGTACTTGGCCTGCTGGGAGTTCACCTGCTACAGCAAGCTGTCCTGGGTAAATGTCCCTTTTACATtgagcacttttg is a genomic window of Plectropomus leopardus isolate mb chromosome 10, YSFRI_Pleo_2.0, whole genome shotgun sequence containing:
- the si:dkey-4e7.3 gene encoding inosine-uridine preferring nucleoside hydrolase produces the protein MALMIRCVHKTSHVFSSSVGRLFAADHRWFLSVRGRVAAAKHDSTSSSLSTTGCTMSKKLLVDVDCGVDDAQAIMLALAAPNVELLGVTCVHGNTTVENVCKNTLRVLQACNKLEIPVFKGAAKPILGNSLSAGHFHGQDGLGDAPDASAPGVELVQKEDAVSAMIRIVNENPGEVSLVATAPLTNLALAVRMDPSLPSKLRGLYIMGGNTESRGNTTVCAEFNFAADPEAAYVVLNDYHCPTYLACWEFTCYSKLSWEFCDAWLAQDTDKARFMARIFRHSIEASQSERLQKEFVAGTGFVSCDSYAMAAAVDDSFITESDHYPVSVELTGTHTRGMMVVDTVGFLKKTHKAFIMKKVDMEKFKQMMMAALQ